A segment of the Arachis hypogaea cultivar Tifrunner chromosome 5, arahy.Tifrunner.gnm2.J5K5, whole genome shotgun sequence genome:
AGGCGGAACCTTATGGATTTGCATATTTTCTTAAATTTGCTTTCTAATTTTCCCAGGGATTCACTCTTGAGGATGCCACTGGGCTTGCATTGGGAGGAGACATTGATGTCCACTCTGTATTTGCTGCTTCTTTGCCCTCAACACATCCTAGTTTTGCGACACAGAGGCAACTTGAATTTTCAACCAGGTGGCGAGCCCCACCACTTCCAGACTCTGGAGTGGAACTGTTTATTGGTGTACTCTCAGCTGGAAACCATTTTGCTGAGCGAATGGCTACAAGGAGGTCATGGATGCAGCATACGCTTATCAAATCATCGAAAGTGGTTTCTCGTTTCTTTGTCGCACTGGTAATGATGATAAATTGACAagctattatttatttattgttaaaaaTGATTGTAGTTATAATTTCATTTCCAATGTCTAGTTGGGGGTTCTtaacatatgattgaaactttTGCAGAATCCAAGAAAAGAAATCAATAGAGAGTTGAAGAAAGAAGCAGAATTTTTCGGTGACATTGTTATAGTGCCTTACCTGGATAACTATGACCTTGTCGTCTTGAAAACAGTAGCCATATGTGAATACGGGGTGAGTTGTTGATTGACTAAAAGTTTTGAGTTTGAAATAGGAAGAATGTTTTGCTGACAATGAAATCTTCTTTACAATTGTTCATAGGTTCACACAGTTTCAGCTAAGTATGTCATGAAGGGTGATGATGACACGTTTGTAAGAGTGGATTCTGTTATCGACCAAGCGAGGAAGTTTTCAGATGAATCAAGCTTTTATATTGGAAACATAAATTACTACCACAAGCCATTACGCCATGGTAAATGGGCAGTAGCATATGAGGTAATCAGAATTCATCACAATGCTTTAGTGTTTAGAATCATGGAGGAGGCATGTCCTGAAATAATTTGCGAAATTACTTGTTAGGTGAACTAAAGAATTTCAGTGTatgatttttaaatgaatttcGTATGGTTTGGACTAAGTTCCATGTTCATATTTGTTGCTATATTAGAAACTTATtgaatttcttttctttcctttttgggTACCTTTTTCTTTCAGGAATGGCCAGAAGAGGATTATCCACCCTATGCTAATGGGCCAGGTTATATTTTGTCTTCTGACATCGCTCAGTACATTGTTTCTGAGTTTGAGGCGCATAAATTAAGGGTTAGTAAGATTAATTAATGCTTCATATTTTTATCCTCATATTCGTTTGAAGTTTTTCACTGAATGCCTTTATGGTCTCTTGGTGCAGTTGTTTAAGATGGAAGACGTGAGTATGGGGATGTGGGTAGAGCAATTTAACAAGACAAAACGAGTGGAATACTCGCATAGCTTAAAGTTCTGCCAATTCGGCTGCATAGAAGACTATTACACGGCTCATTACCAATCGCCAAGGCAAATGATGTGCTTGTGGGATAAATTGCAAAGAGAGGGAAAGCCTCAATGTTGCAATATGCGATGACACAAAAAAGGTACTAAGTTGCTACACACtttggatttggatttggatTCAGGAGGAGAGGGACAGAGGAAAACAAGTTTTGCAGTGAAGTCCTAGCATCAAATATTGTATATAACTGTGGAGCTTGGTATTAGATGAATGGCGATCTGTGTAAATTGGCGTTTTtgaatatctattttttatttattatttattggttATTTCAATCATTGTTACTGATTATTCTTACTCCCTCATTTTTTGAGGGACATTCTTTTGGCACGGGATTGGAAGGTGAAGTAGAAAGTTGGACGGGAAGTTGTTAGATACGCAAATTTTGTCAAATAATTCGAACGTAGCATTCAAATGTCATTCATTATGTCATTCATTTAGTCATTACGTAGATGTAACGTAAGAGACAGCTGCATTAGACTGGTTCGACAATTTCATGTTCATTTTTCGTTGACGGAAATTTCAGGTTCAGTTTCAGCTAAAAGATTTTTTGGTTGGAAATGGACTTTTTTGATGTATATATAAGTGAGTCGATGTTGCAGATATAATAGGTGATACACGCCGATGTGCTGATGTAGCATGCATGTACCTTGATGGACACATGTCAAAATCAGAAGTAAGACGCATCATGCGTGTTGTCCACATGACGACTATCCAATCCAAGTAACATGTACCATGCGTGTTGGACACGTGTCAGACATGTAAGCAACACGTATCCTATGTGTTGTACATGTGTCAAATGTTGGTTGGATGATATTGTAACATGTAATTTATAAGTTGAGTCATCTGTCTATAAAAACTGAAACTCGTTATCTTTTTACTTTATTGTGAGAGGTGTTTTCCTACATTGTTGTTGTGATGGAGGGCACTATAAATATAGTGGTCTATTACAACAGTGAggttataaaaaatacatatgaGGAAATGAATTTTGTGTGTGAGGATACATTTTTGTTTGTGGTTCCGTGTGCAATAATGTTCGCAGAACTATAATATGTGTTCTATCAGAGCATAGAGAGTGATATTTTAAAGAGAGTGAGCAAcattttctacaagagttcggttgTTGTATTTGGTGGCTTGATACAGTTTGAGATTATACTGACCGTTAATGAAATAAATATTCGGTGAATGTTTTATATTCACCAGCAAATTCAGGTGCAACACTCATGGATTGAGttgtatattaaatttaaatatatagttGTGGATAAGATTCAACATGACCCAGATGTACAAGAGAACAGAGCTTAAGCGTACAAAGGAATGAGCAATGATAGTGACGAGGAGTTCGAACCTACGTACGAAGCTGGTGACCAGGACGAGGACGACAACGGGGGAAGTAAGGCAGTCGCAGAAACTTTAGTGGTTTCACCTGCAGTCAATCAATTGACGAACGTTTCACCTTTTATGCGTAGTTTGGATCTTGACGCCATACATGCACCGGAGTTCCCTGAATATGCGAACATAGGTACGTGAGGAGTGGGTAGTATGTTTCTTTAGTTTTGTTTTGACAGATCGATGAgtgacaatttatttattttttttataggtgTTGTTGATCTTAAAGACGGAGAGTTCAGGATAGGAATGGAATACAGTTCTAGAAAATCGGTCATTGCGGCAATTCAGAGTTACACTATCTCTAGAAGAGTCGATTACGTCATTTATGAATTTGAGCCACAGACGatctatgcaaaatgcaagactTATGGACGTGGATGCGATTTGCTTATCCGAGTAAGCTTGATACAGAAGAAATCTTGTTGGGAGATTCGGAGATACAACAGGAGGCACATGTGTTTCATGGAAACGATCTCACAATATCACTCCAAGTTGGACTCGGATACGATTGCTGAGGCTATGAAATTATTGGTTGAATCCGACCCATTTATAAAGGAAAATCTAACTCACCATTTTCCTCCAACTTCAATCACTCATAACTTTTTCacagctccgattgacgagctgtttgtgACCACGCGTTTGTCTTGAAACCCttttcaattatatttaaatagttTGGTGAGTACTCAAAATTCCAGTTCTAGTTTCCCATTCAAAGATAATTTCGTGTTGGAGTTTGGGTATTGAGGgtttttggtgattttgatgttataggagTTCTCTAACTTGTGTTGTTGGTTGTTTTCATCACCAGTTTTAGtgggtaaaaaaaaaaggatctaTTTTTTTCTTAGCTCATCAATTTATGTAAACTATAGTTTTTGATATTGTGCCAAATTATATGATTTGGTGTTAGTTTGAGTATTTGGGAGCTTAGCTTGGTGAAATTATAGAACTTGGACTTGGACATTGGTGTGAACCAACTTGAGGTTAGGAAAGTTTGGAAAGGAAAGATTGAAAGTTTGGAATTTGCGACATTAAGGTATGTGTTTAAGTTTTGGATAAGTACCATGTAATATGACAAGAAATTCTAGGCTAGTGGACCTAGGATATCGTTGAATTGTTGTGGTTGGTTGTTTGGTTTAGTGGAATTGTGATATATATTGGTTGATGACTGAGTTTGAATGAGATTGAATAAATATTGTGAATTGATTGTCTATTGAGGCGTTGATATAAAAATTGGGTCAGAGGCTGTGATTGGGTAAGGAATCCTCTAGGAAGTTGTAATatctttattaaaagaaaattaaataaataataattaaatatggtTCGACGGAAGTGGAAAACATTTAGAATCataatttagaaatttaaatGTGATATTTGGATTCGGAGGATTTTTCTGAGTAAAAAAATGTACTTTTCTGCAAAAAAATGTGTAAGGACGCGTATTGGAAATTTAACCAGTAGTACCGACTTAGACTGTTCGATACTGTGAGTGATGAAAAAATTAATATGAGTCAGAAAGATTAAGAAAGTAGAATTTACAATTTGGAGAAatgaaaataattcaaattcaaattaaaacactaatctTAAGGGTTTTGGCTCAAAGTTGGGCTAACGGGCTAAACCAAGTGAACCGGATCCAAGTGGGCCCAAGCCCACACTATATAAACCCCATTTTAGTACAACACAAGCACATTTTCTCCCTTTAGAAGAGAAAGACACGGATTTgaggaagagagaaaggaagaacaccaaaaacCCAAGCTTCACAAAACTTCAAGTATcataacttttgattcggagctccgattgacaggTCGCTTGTGGCCACGCGTCGCTTTCCTCATTCTCTTCGATTCTATCTAGGTATTGTTGTGAGTACATTGAAGCTCTTTGCCtagtttttttcctttcaattcatgttttggtttgggttttgagaaaatcttgtgattttggttatttagggaTGCTCTATTATGAGCTATTGGTGAGTTCCATTACAATTTTTTAGTAGGTAAGGTAAGAAATCACTAAATTCTTgtaatttatcaaattttatgAATTCTAGGTTGATATATGTGTGAAATTGGTTACATTAGAGTTATTGGGTGATTTTGATACACATTAGGAGCTTGATTTTGGCTTGCGGAGCTTTTGGATGAACCTTGGTGGCTTGTTTGGAGCTTGGGCGTTGAATGGTTAGGATGGTAGAAAATCATGATATGTATGTTGAGACTATGTAGGGATTGCTTTAGTATGGTTTTAGTTTGCATCGGGATAAAGAGTTGATGAGGTTTGAGGAAATTGAAAATTTCTGTTTCTGGATAAAAAAGGATTTTGACTAACTTTGGCGGGTCTAACTCGGTTCTCGGAGTTGAAAATTTAATGAAACAATATTTTTATGAAAACTGGTTTAATAATCTTTTTAATGGTTCAAAAatggtttaaaaaataaattttgtagaaaaagttaTGAAAGTTTAAAATTTGGGGTGAAAAACTAAATTCTGTAGCATATGCGTTTTTTCTGGTTTTTGATATGCATGTGTACGCGAAGTTGTCACGTGACGCGAGCATTGGCAATTGCCAAGTAGGGGTGTACGCGGATCAGATTGGATATAGCAAAAAATTTGATCTGATCCGCACAATTTTCGTCGGATCGGATATGATAACTGCATTTTTTGTGTCGGATCAGattggatcggatatcggatatatctgcATAATTGAAACTTCTCTTTGTgatcatatttttatgtaaaaaattcaataaaaatatttctttcacacttttaaacttttttattcctaaaatatttttgatcaaacttgttctaaataacaaaaataaaataatacaacatatgaataataattactaactaaaacatacaaacaagtaaatataataccaaacatatatatatatatatatatatatatatatatatatatatattaattattattgtgcggaTCTGCGGATCGGATACGCagatgtagagcagatatccgcgatccgatccATAAAGGGTGCAAATCAGATCGTATCcacaattttcggatcggatgcaGATATTTACCACGGATCTGCAAATATGATAtgatccatgaacacccctattCTCTGGTACTCTCGCGTACGCAGACACGGCTTGTGTACGCGAAAATGACCATTTTCGTattcatgcgtatgcatgaggcATGTGTACGCGTGGATTCTCTTATGTTTTATACTTCCGCGTACACGGATGTGGCGCGTGTATGCGACTATGCAtgtttttgcattcatgcatacgcatgaccacCCGATTTTGCAAAAGATGTATTTTGAGTTTTTTAACCATTTTTCGAGCCTTCTAAACCTCTGTAAATCCTGTTATGAGTCTAGAGCCGGTGTAATAGAGGATAGAGAAGTTAAAAATGAGAATTTATGAGTTGAGTTAGTGAATTGAGGATGGATGATTGATTAAGTATAATGGGAATGATTTTGATAATGAGAGATGACGATGAATTGATTATGATTAAGTTTGATGAGAAGGGTTATGATAATGAGAGATGACGGAGATCGATTACAATTGAGTATGATtaaaatgatgatgataatgagagaAATGAACGATGGGTCAAAGCTATTAATAATTGGTGAATGATGATGGAATaggaaggttgaggattccctccgAGTTATATGTTATATACGTGAGTGAAGATTTTGACGAGATGATGATTGAGAAGTGTGATGGGCACTATATTCTGGAATGAATAGGCGagttgaggttgaggattccctctctCTTACTAGGTTTTGAAATGAGTACAAACATATGGAGTGAGTGATATTGATATTGAAGGAGATTGAGGAGTGAGAAACTAAATTAATGATGAGGGCTTATGAGTAGTAAGCTGATTGAATATGAAATTGATTGAGAAAATGAATGAATAGGCGACTTAAGGTAGAGGATTCCTTCTCTCGTATTGTGATTatgaataaagaggcaataataTTTATGTTATAAGGACGGCGGTCTCATCTTGCTCGTGGAATAATGAGTTTAGAAAGAGATACGAGATTTTATGTCTACAAGGTGTACAGGGCACTCACCCTGCAAGACGAATAATAAGTTTAGAAAGAGATACATGCTTTTCTATATGTGAGGTGTACAAGGCACTCACATGCGAGAGATACAGGCTATTCTTCCTACGAGATAAAGAAAGTGATGATGAAATTGTGAATGGTTGTACAATGATTTGACAAGGTATTAACCTACCAGAGATACAGGCTTGTGTGTCTACGAGGTGTACAGAGCACTTAACTCTGTGAGGTTCCCTCTGCGAGGTGTACAGGGCTCTCACCCTGCTAGGCTATGCTATATAGCGAGTAAACAGCAGAGAGGATAATGTCCGGATTAACTATCAGATGTGTCAGATTCTGAAAAAGTagccgacacgtgagctcatggccagtaggataaACATGCACCATCTGCATTTGATTGAATTATTTGGCTTTGCTACTTGTCATGGTTGTTTACTTGTGCATAATATATGACTATGTGCTAATTGCTTTACTAGAATTTACTTGTGTATTATTTGTTTGTCTTGCTTGTGTTTGCATAACTGAGAGGTCCATCATGTTGGTGTCGG
Coding sequences within it:
- the LOC112802594 gene encoding uncharacterized protein, whose protein sequence is MSNDSDEEFEPTYEAGDQDEDDNGGSKAVAETLVVSPAVNQLTNVSPFMRSLDLDAIHAPEFPEYANIGVVDLKDGEFRIGMEYSSRKSVIAAIQSYTISRRVDYVIYEFEPQTIYAKCKTYGRGCDLLIRVSLIQKKSCWEIRRYNRRHMCFMETISQYHSKLDSDTIAEAMKLLVESDPFIKENLTHHFPPTSITHNFFTAPIDELFVTTRLS